The following are encoded together in the Vigna unguiculata cultivar IT97K-499-35 chromosome 2, ASM411807v1, whole genome shotgun sequence genome:
- the LOC114171287 gene encoding F-box/kelch-repeat protein SKIP25 encodes MCLPHQNKHQPHSLSFSLFSSPKPFSSMGMPQHHLQSQSSSNNSKRRKNQQQHEQEQEQEHVLIAGLPDHIAQLCLSSVNPSLLFSISHSWRRLIYSPSFPPFFSLYAILSPPKSHSFIEFHTFDPISHSWRILPHHPHLRHLLLRHPSFLSRSLSVQSVSAAGRLILLAATTHNLSPALPRPLIFHPLSGTWSFGPVLATPRRWCALGVLGPDVYVASGIGAHFSIHVARSLEKWDVRSPDGDVWEKKTDLKDGRFSREAIDAVGWRQKLCMVNVKGDAAKEGAVYDVAEEAWKDMPEGMLYGWRGPVAAMEEEVMYVVDEAKGVLRRYLAEEDAWEEILENERLKGAEQLVAEKGKLCVVSTSGISVVDVAASPPRIIPVLLPEGFEPVAVHVLPRMPVGH; translated from the coding sequence ATGTGTCTTCCTCACCAAAACAAACACCAACctcactctctctctttctctctcttctcttcaCCAAAACCTTTCTCTTCCATGGGCATGCCACAACACCATCTTCAGTCTCAATCTTCTTCCAACAATTCCAAACGCCGAAAAAACCAACAACAACATgaacaagaacaagaacaagaacaTGTTCTGATCGCAGGTCTCCCCGACCACATAGCCCAATTGTGTCTTTCCTCTGTAAacccttctcttctcttctccatTTCTCACTCATGGCGTCGTTTGATATATTCACCTTCTTTTCCACCCTTCTTCTCTCTCTACGCGATTCTCTCACCTCCCAAGTCCCACTCTTTCATCGAATTCCACACCTTTGACCCCATATCCCACTCCTGGCGCATCCTTCCTCACCACCCGCATCTCCGCCACCTCCTCCTCCGCCACCCCTCCTTCCTCTCCCGCAGTCTCTCCGTCCAGTCCGTCAGCGCCGCCGGCCGTCTCATCCTCCTCGCCGCCACCACGCACAATCTCTCTCCCGCCCTGCCGCGGCCCCTCATATTCCACCCGCTCTCCGGCACCTGGTCATTCGGGCCCGTGCTCGCCACGCCGCGGCGCTGGTGCGCGCTCGGCGTGCTCGGGCCCGACGTCTACGTCGCCAGCGGCATCGGCGCGCACTTCTCCATCCACGTGGCTCGCTCCCTCGAGAAATGGGACGTCCGAAGCCCTGACGGCGATGTCTGGGAGAAGAAGACGGATCTCAAGGACGGGCGCTTCAGCAGAGAGGCCATCGACGCCGTCGGATGGCGGCAGAAGCTCTGCATGGTCAACGTGAAAGGCGACGCCGCGAAGGAAGGCGCCGTGTACGACGTGGCGGAGGAGGCCTGGAAAGACATGCCGGAGGGGATGCTCTACGGCTGGAGAGGACCCGTGGCGGCCATGGAAGAAGAAGTGATGTACGTCGTGGACGAAGCCAAGGGGGTGCTTAGAAGATACCTAGCGGAAGAAGACGCTTGGGAAGAGATTCTCGAGAATGAAAGACTCAAAGGCGCCGAACAACTCGTCGCGGAAAAGGGAAAACTTTGTGTCGTTTCAACTTCCGGGATCTCCGTCGTGGACGTCGCCGCATCGCCGCCGCGGATCATACCGGTTCTGCTGCCGGAAGGGTTTGAGCCGGTGGCGGTCCACGTCCTTCCACGGATGCCGGTCGGTCACTGA
- the LOC114173265 gene encoding probable LRR receptor-like serine/threonine-protein kinase At3g47570, giving the protein MKYFSLMLLAFWSKYVHLLILFTLNSPWFIPKPVASASENETDHMALLEFRKSIFSDPHGIFLSWNTSTHFCNWHGITCNPMQQRVSELNLQGYKLKGFISPYIGNLSYMRNINLGDNNFYGKIPQEFGRLSQLHNLSVANNSLGGEIPTNLTGCTNLKLLHLGGNNFSDKIPIEIGSLRKLEQLFLLNNQFTGEIPSFMGNLSSLTLLSVGKNNLEGSIPQEICHLKNLTGIAFHVNKLTGTFPTCLYNMSSLTIVSATNNQLEGSLPTNMFHTLPNLHKLLISGNQITGSIPPSITNASFLSYLDADHNYLTGLVPSLSRLHGLQFLSLSENNLGDNSTDDLVFLTSLTNCSQMQVINIGFNNFGGHLPNSLGNLSMQVNRLYVGGNHISGEIPSSIGNLIGLVLLSMTDNLIDGIIPATFGKLQNMQKLRLGRNKLSGGIGAFIGNLSQLFHLDVGENMLEGKVPPSIGNCQRLQHLVLSRNNFTGTIPFELFTISSLTTSLDLSQNLLNGSIPVQVGNLKNLDSLDLSENNLSDHIPLSIGECITLEYLNLKGNSLQGMIPPSLASLKGLQSLDLSQNSLGGTIPNDLQNISVLQYFNVSLNKLVGEVPKGGVFQNASALVVTGNSNLCGGISELHLPPCPIHGKILAKLHPFMLVATTVSTITFLLIMSIILTIYRMRSKKPSLDSPAVYQMPKASYQSLHNATNGFSITNLIGCGSFSFVYKGILRSEEKVVAIKVLNLQKRGSQKSFIAECNALKHIKHRNVVPILTCCSGIDYKGEEFKALIFEYMKNGSLEQWLHPSELNAENSRTYTLNLDQRLNIMIDVASALYYLHYECEQLIIHCDLKPNNVLLDDDMIAHVSDFGIARVFSTINGTSWQQTSTIGIKGTIGYTPPEYGMGSAVSTAGDMYSFGILILEMLTGRRPTDEIFEDGQNLHTFVESSFPDNLLQVLDPSIVVNQEQEHKSQNLTPTVEKCVVSLFEIGLVCSMESPKERMNMVDVTRELSEIRKTFSCNVK; this is encoded by the exons ATGAAGTATTTTTCTCTTATGTTACTTGCATTTTGGTCTAAATATGTTCACCTCCTTATTCTCTTTACATTAAACTCACCATGGTTTATTCCAAAACCTGTTGCCTCTGCATCAGAAAATGAGACTGATCACATGGCACTGCTTGAATTTAGAAAATCCATATTCTCTGATCCACATGGAATCTTTCTCTCTTGGAATACTTCTACTCACTTTTGTAACTGGCATGGAATCACATGTAATCCAATGCAGCAAAGAGTTTCAGAATTGAACTTGCAGGGATACAAGTTGAAGGGATTCATATCACCTTACATTGGCAATCTATCTTATATGAGAAACATCAACCTTGGAGACAACAATTTCTATGGCAAAATCCCACAAGAATTTGGGAGATTGTCACAACTGCATAACCTTTCTGTAGCAAATAATTCATTGGGTGGAGAAATTCCTACAAACTTGACAGGTTGCACTAATCTCAAGCTTTTACATTTAGGTGGGaacaattttagtgacaaaataCCTATAGAAATTGGCTCACTTAGAAAGCTTGAACAATTGTTCCTTTTAAATAACCAGTTCACTGGAGAAATCCCATCATTCATGGGAAATCTTTCATCTCTAACACTCCTTTCTGTTGGTAAAAACAACTTAGAGGGATCTATTCCACAAGAAATATGTCATCTCAAAAACTTGACAGGGATAGCATTTCATGTCAACAAACTAACAGGCACATTTCCTACTTGTCTTTATAACATGTCATCTCTTACTATAGTCTCTGCTACAAACAATCAACTTGAGGGCTCTCTTCCCACCAACATGTTCCACACTCTCCCCAACCTTCACAAACTTTTAATTTCTGGCAACCAAATCACAGGTTCAATCCCACCTTCCATCACAAATGCATCTTTCCTTTCATATCTTGATGCTGATCATAACTATTTAACAGGACTAGTTCCTAGTCTGAGCAGGTTACATGGTCTTCAGTTTCTATCTTTATCTGAGAACAACCTAGGTGACAATTCAACTGATGATTTAGTGTTTTTAACATCATTGACAAACTGTAGTCAGATGCAGGTGATAAATATAGGCTTCAATAATTTTGGAGGTCATTTGCCAAATTCTTTGGGGAATTTATCTATGCAAGTCAATCGACTATATGTTGGAGGCAATCATATATCAGGAGAAATCCCTTCTTCAATAGGAAACCTAATTGGGTTAGTTCTCTTGTCCATGACTGATAACCTCATAGATGGAATTATTCCTGCAACTTTTGGTAAGCTTCAGAATATGCAAAAGTTGCGTTTAGGTAGAAACAAGTTATCAGGGGGGATAGGAGCCTTCATTGGCAACCTAAGTCAATTGTTTCACTTGGATGTGGGAGAAAATATGTTAGAAGGAAAGGTTCCTCCAAGTATAGGAAACTGCCAAAGGCTGCAACACTTAGTACTTTCACGAAACAACTTTACAGGAACCATTCCCTTTGAGCTTTTCACTATTTCATCTTTGACAACATCCTTGGATTTATCACAAAACTTGTTGAATGGTAGCATACCTGTACAAGTGGGAAACCTAAAAAATCTTGATTCCTTAGATTTGTCTGAGAATAATCTGTCTGATCACATTCCTCTATCCATAGGAGAATGCATAACGTTGGAGTACCTCAATTTGAAAGGAAATTCCTTACAGGGAATGATACCACCCTCTTTGGCATCACTCAAAGGACTTCAAAGTTTAGACCTTTCACAAAACAGCTTGGGTGGAACAATTCCTAATGATCTGCAGAATATTTCTGTCTTACAATACTTCAATGTGTCTCTTAACAAGTTGGTTGGTGAGGTACCAAAGGGAGGTGTCTTTCAAAATGCTAGTGCGTTAGTGGTCACCGGAAACAGTAATCTTTGTGGAGGTATTTCAGAACTGCATCTACCACCATGCCCTATCCATGGTAAGATACTAGCAAAACTTCATCCATTCATGTTGGTAGCAACGACAGTTAGCACAATCACTTTTCTTCTCATCATGTCAATTATTCTAACTATTTATCGGATGAGGAGCAAGAAACCATCTTTGGATTCACCAGCAGTATATCAAATGCCAAAAGCTTCGTATCAAAGCCTACACAACGCAACCAATGGGTTCTCAATCACAAATTTGATAGGCTGTGGAAGTTTTAGCTTTGTCTACAAAGGAATTCTCAGGTCAGAAGAGAAAGTTGTGGCCATAAAAGTCTTGAACCTTCAAAAAAGAGGATCTCAAAAGAGTTTCATCGCTGAATGCAATGCACTAAAACATATTAAACATCGAAATGTAGTTCCAATTTTGACATGTTGTTCTGGAATAGACTACAAAGGTGAGGAATTTAAAGCTCTAATTTTCGAGTACATGAAAAATGGAAGCTTAGAGCAGTGGTTGCATCCAAGTGAATTAAATGCAGAAAATTCAAGAACATATACATTAAACCTTGACCAAAGATTAAATATCATGATTGATGTTGCTTCTGCTTTATATTATCTTCATTATGAATGTGAGCAGTTGATCATTCATTGTGATTTGAAGCCAAACAATGTCCTTCTTGATGATGACATGATTGCTCATGTCAGTGATTTTGGCATAGCAAGGGTTTTCTCAACAATTAATGGTACGAGTTGGCAGCAAACAAGTACAATTGGCATAAAGGGGACTATCGGCTATACTCCCCCAG AGTATGGGATGGGTTCTGCGGTGTCTACAGCTGGTGACATGTACAGTTTTGGGATTCTTATTTTGGAGATGCTTACAGGAAGAAGACCCACAGATGAAATCTTTGAAGATGGTCAAAATTTGCATACCTTTGTGGAAAGCTCGTTTCCTGATAATCTTCTACAGGTTCTGGACCCATCCATTGTAGTAAACCAAGAACAAGAACATAAGAGTCAGAATCTTACTCCAACTGTTGAAAAGTGTGTAGTTTCACTCTTTGAAATTGGACTAGTTTGTTCAATGGAATCACCGAAAGAAAGAATGAATATGGTTGATGTTACTAGGGAGCTAAGTGAAATCAGAAAAACCTTTTCTTGCAATGTAAAATGA